One Alkalicoccus halolimnae DNA segment encodes these proteins:
- the argH gene encoding argininosuccinate lyase → MSKLWGGRFTKSTNKLVEEETASIGFDRKLASQDIKGSIAHVSMLAAQKIVTEEEKDQIISGLNKVKEKLEADELEYSIENEDIHMNIEKFLIDEIGPVGGKLHTGRSRNDQVATDMHLYLKEHTEILMELVRETQKAIFKQAEAHVDTILPGYTHLQRAQPVSFAHHLLAYFWMLDRDRERLQDSLKRTNISPLGAGALAGTTFPIDRHQAAHSLGFDQVYPNSMDAVSDRDFILEFMSAASILMMHISRMSEELVIWSSQEFQFIELDDSFCTGSSIMPQKKNPDVPELLRAKTGRVYGNLIGLLTVLKGLPLAYNKDMQEDKEGMFDTVDTLEASLSMLAPMIETMMVKTSNMKQAVSEDFSNATDIADYLVTKGLPFREAHEVIGKIVLYSINNNKYLLDLSMEEYKKFHTLFEEDIYTVLQPVEVVRNRNSYGGTGQEQVASQLKEAESALLK, encoded by the coding sequence ATGTCCAAATTATGGGGCGGGAGATTTACGAAATCGACAAATAAACTGGTGGAAGAAGAAACAGCTTCAATTGGTTTTGACAGAAAGCTTGCTTCCCAGGATATAAAGGGAAGTATCGCTCATGTCTCCATGCTTGCAGCACAGAAAATTGTTACGGAAGAGGAAAAAGATCAGATTATCTCCGGATTAAACAAAGTCAAAGAAAAGCTGGAAGCGGACGAACTTGAATACAGCATCGAAAATGAAGATATTCATATGAATATTGAAAAATTTCTAATTGATGAAATTGGACCCGTCGGCGGGAAATTACATACCGGCCGCAGTAGAAATGATCAGGTAGCGACTGATATGCATTTATATCTAAAAGAACATACGGAAATATTAATGGAGCTTGTACGAGAAACTCAAAAAGCTATTTTTAAACAGGCAGAGGCGCATGTCGACACGATTCTTCCCGGATACACGCATTTGCAGCGGGCGCAGCCGGTTTCTTTTGCCCACCACCTCCTTGCGTACTTCTGGATGCTGGACAGGGACAGGGAGCGGCTTCAGGACAGCTTAAAGCGTACGAATATTTCCCCTTTGGGCGCCGGGGCCCTGGCAGGTACAACTTTCCCGATAGACCGGCATCAAGCAGCTCACAGTCTGGGTTTCGATCAGGTGTATCCAAATAGTATGGATGCTGTCAGTGACAGGGATTTTATACTGGAATTTATGTCTGCAGCATCTATATTAATGATGCACATTTCCCGAATGTCAGAAGAACTGGTCATTTGGAGCAGTCAGGAGTTTCAGTTTATTGAGCTTGATGATTCTTTCTGCACCGGCTCATCTATCATGCCACAGAAAAAAAATCCCGATGTGCCGGAACTGCTTCGTGCCAAAACAGGCAGAGTATATGGCAATCTCATTGGTCTGCTCACCGTCCTGAAAGGACTTCCGCTTGCTTACAATAAAGATATGCAGGAAGATAAAGAAGGAATGTTTGATACGGTGGACACTCTGGAAGCTTCACTTTCAATGCTCGCTCCGATGATTGAAACGATGATGGTCAAAACTTCCAATATGAAGCAGGCCGTTTCCGAGGATTTTTCCAATGCTACAGATATTGCAGATTACCTTGTTACTAAAGGGCTTCCTTTCAGAGAGGCACACGAAGTGATAGGTAAAATTGTTCTTTATTCTATAAATAATAATAAATATCTGCTTGATTTATCAATGGAGGAATATAAAAAATTCCATACACTTTTCGAAGAAGATATTTATACAGTCCTGCAGCCGGTGGAAGTTGTAAGAAACCGAAACAGTTACGGAGGGACAGGTCAGGAGCAGGTGGCTTCTCAATTAAAGGAAGCTGAATCAGCTCTTTTGAAATGA
- a CDS encoding branched-chain amino acid aminotransferase, whose product MMEATVAITKSQNKKTKPDPETLQFGKTFTDHMFTMEYTHEKGWIQPEIKPYAPVEIDPAAMVFHYSQSVFEGLKAYKDASGDVVLFRPEENFKRLNRSNKRLSIPPINEQLALDYLKQLLELEKDWIPTAEGTSLYIRPFVIATEPSLQVAPAHHYKFFIILSPVGSYYPEGIHPVSIMVEDHFTRAARGGTGTAKTGGNYSAGYNAQAKASSEGHAQVLWLDGVEKKYVEEVGSMNVFFKIDGEVITPELNDSILQGVTRKSVIELLHHWEIPVTERKITMQEVFDAHKAGKLEEAFGSGTAAVISPIGELTWNEETMIVNGRDTGEVTKALYQTLTRIQTGKQEDPFGWITKVSS is encoded by the coding sequence ATGATGGAAGCTACAGTTGCAATTACGAAATCTCAGAACAAAAAAACTAAGCCGGATCCGGAAACGCTTCAATTCGGCAAAACATTTACAGATCATATGTTCACAATGGAATATACTCACGAAAAAGGGTGGATTCAGCCGGAGATTAAACCTTATGCTCCAGTGGAAATTGATCCGGCAGCCATGGTTTTTCACTACAGCCAGAGTGTGTTCGAAGGATTAAAAGCGTATAAGGATGCCAGCGGTGATGTAGTTTTATTCCGCCCTGAAGAAAATTTTAAAAGACTGAACAGGTCGAATAAACGATTGAGTATTCCCCCGATTAATGAGCAGCTTGCTCTAGATTATTTGAAGCAGCTTCTTGAGCTTGAAAAAGACTGGATTCCAACAGCAGAAGGGACTTCTCTTTATATCCGTCCTTTTGTTATTGCAACAGAACCGAGTCTTCAGGTAGCGCCGGCTCATCATTATAAATTTTTTATTATTCTTTCTCCAGTAGGGTCTTATTATCCGGAAGGTATTCACCCTGTAAGTATTATGGTGGAAGATCATTTTACAAGAGCGGCGCGCGGCGGAACAGGTACAGCCAAAACAGGAGGTAATTACTCAGCTGGTTACAATGCCCAGGCGAAAGCTTCCAGCGAAGGACATGCCCAGGTTTTATGGCTCGATGGTGTAGAAAAAAAGTATGTAGAAGAAGTAGGAAGTATGAATGTCTTCTTTAAAATCGACGGGGAAGTTATTACTCCGGAATTAAATGATAGTATTCTGCAGGGAGTGACACGTAAATCGGTTATAGAACTGCTTCATCACTGGGAAATTCCTGTGACAGAACGTAAAATAACGATGCAGGAAGTTTTTGATGCTCATAAGGCAGGCAAGCTCGAAGAAGCTTTTGGCTCAGGAACAGCAGCAGTCATTTCTCCAATCGGGGAATTGACGTGGAATGAAGAAACAATGATCGTTAACGGAAGAGATACTGGAGAAGTTACGAAAGCTCTTTATCAGACATTAACGCGCATCCAAACTGGAAAGCAGGAAGATCCTTTTGGATGGATAACAAAAGTATCTTCCTAA
- a CDS encoding DUF6884 domain-containing protein: MKALCIIPCGKKKIWDADPHAGAVPAGEAYIGTLHKKSRTYAEKFCTDFRILSAKHGFLRKEDILVANYDVSFHSPSAQRMSEEQLIEQYEEQGLSKYDYIIGLTGRKYRPYLEITAAKEQKIFYPLENISGIGYILQELQKAVDDNQPFPLEKE, from the coding sequence TTGAAAGCATTATGTATTATTCCCTGCGGCAAAAAGAAAATTTGGGATGCCGATCCTCATGCGGGGGCCGTTCCAGCTGGAGAAGCCTATATTGGTACGCTGCATAAAAAGTCGCGTACTTATGCAGAAAAATTTTGCACTGATTTCCGTATTCTCTCTGCTAAGCACGGTTTTTTAAGAAAAGAGGATATACTAGTTGCGAATTACGATGTCAGTTTTCATTCTCCATCCGCTCAGCGTATGTCGGAGGAGCAGTTAATAGAGCAGTATGAAGAACAAGGACTTTCAAAATATGATTACATTATCGGACTTACAGGCCGTAAATACCGTCCTTATTTAGAGATTACAGCAGCAAAAGAACAAAAAATTTTTTATCCTCTTGAGAATATATCAGGTATTGGTTATATTCTGCAGGAACTTCAAAAAGCTGTCGATGACAATCAACCCTTTCCTCTGGAGAAGGAATAA
- a CDS encoding DNA-deoxyinosine glycosylase yields MKISMPPVAGDDPKVLILGSMPGEISLNHQEYYAHPRNHFWPIISAYLEIPVQDLSYHKKKEVLKSSKLALWDVVKECRRSGSLDSGIKDAVPNDILSMLETYPTITSIGLNGRKAYQLFNKLIKVPHHIYITYLPSTSPVPGKNVKSYKEKEAIWTEFLNTCNK; encoded by the coding sequence ATGAAAATATCAATGCCGCCTGTCGCGGGTGACGATCCGAAAGTGTTAATTCTTGGATCGATGCCCGGAGAAATTTCTTTAAATCATCAGGAATATTATGCTCACCCACGCAACCATTTCTGGCCGATTATAAGTGCCTATTTGGAAATTCCTGTTCAGGATCTTTCCTATCACAAAAAAAAGGAAGTGCTGAAAAGTTCGAAATTGGCTCTCTGGGATGTGGTAAAAGAATGCAGGAGATCGGGAAGTCTGGATAGTGGAATTAAAGATGCTGTTCCTAATGATATTTTATCCATGTTGGAAACGTATCCAACTATTACTTCAATAGGTTTAAATGGAAGAAAAGCCTATCAACTTTTTAACAAACTTATTAAAGTACCTCATCATATTTACATAACATATTTACCGTCAACAAGTCCTGTTCCAGGTAAAAACGTTAAGAGCTATAAAGAAAAAGAAGCAATATGGACAGAATTTTTAAATACTTGTAATAAATGA
- a CDS encoding 5'-3' exonuclease encodes MSHFVLIDGFNLLSRAYFATAYGKEAEQLPKNEEGRYINALRVFFAKLTQLENRLGATHMSVAWDGKRADTKRNQDHSFYKAQREDLPAPLIDQYELAVEILHKLKIHQLQVTGYEADDIIGTFTKHYDKGRTYIYSNDRDLFQLLSPNTDQLFMKKKQELHYTLADFEKDYEITPDQWIDVKALLGDPSDNIPGCPGVGEKSALPLIKQYGSVEELYAKLAYLDPLFKRYKKKLEEGEASVKVSKELVTIEKDIKEVMEVSADDTMLPEEKEFHPEVLKTYGIIK; translated from the coding sequence ATGTCACATTTTGTATTAATTGACGGATTCAATCTTCTCAGCCGCGCTTATTTTGCTACGGCTTATGGAAAAGAAGCAGAACAACTGCCCAAAAACGAAGAAGGAAGATATATTAATGCGCTGCGCGTTTTCTTTGCGAAGCTTACTCAGCTGGAGAACAGACTTGGAGCAACCCATATGTCTGTTGCCTGGGATGGAAAGCGTGCAGATACGAAGAGAAACCAGGACCATTCGTTTTACAAAGCGCAGCGGGAAGATCTTCCCGCACCGCTGATTGACCAGTACGAACTGGCCGTTGAAATTCTGCACAAACTTAAAATACACCAGCTTCAGGTGACAGGATATGAGGCGGATGATATTATAGGCACATTTACGAAACATTACGATAAGGGCAGAACGTATATTTACAGTAATGACAGGGATCTTTTTCAACTGCTTTCTCCCAATACAGACCAGCTTTTTATGAAAAAGAAACAGGAACTCCACTATACACTTGCTGATTTTGAGAAAGACTACGAAATTACTCCTGATCAGTGGATTGATGTTAAAGCTCTGCTGGGTGACCCGAGTGATAATATTCCCGGATGTCCCGGAGTCGGAGAAAAGTCTGCTCTCCCATTAATAAAACAGTATGGCAGCGTGGAAGAGCTTTATGCAAAGCTGGCATACTTGGATCCTTTATTTAAACGGTACAAGAAAAAACTTGAAGAAGGGGAGGCATCTGTGAAGGTAAGTAAAGAGCTCGTTACGATCGAAAAGGATATTAAAGAAGTAATGGAAGTTAGTGCAGATGATACAATGCTTCCAGAAGAAAAAGAATTTCATCCGGAAGTTTTAAAAACCTACGGCATAATTAAATAA
- a CDS encoding cobalamin-binding protein: MRLISICPSNTELLAYAGLMNSVVAVDDFSDWPEQVKELPRLGPDLSIDIDKLADLKPDLVYASLSVPGMEKNIEQLSERGIPYTIVDNPVSMSEIGTILEKISRDAGYPERGIMLKEKYSSFIEKYRSLSETITEKTNVYWEWWPKPVFTPGENNWLTEMSALAGAVNIFADKKEASVQTDWEDVRLRNPDTLLIAWVGVQKQKVKPAVILKRPGWKELEAVQSDRLFILDEPFYCRPSPRLMIGLAELSYLLYPDIFPEPDGREDRILFN, translated from the coding sequence ATGCGTCTTATTTCAATTTGCCCCAGTAATACTGAACTATTGGCTTATGCAGGGCTTATGAACAGTGTAGTAGCAGTGGATGATTTTTCTGACTGGCCGGAGCAGGTAAAGGAACTTCCAAGGCTCGGCCCGGATTTATCGATTGATATAGATAAACTGGCAGATTTAAAACCTGATTTAGTCTATGCTTCTTTATCTGTACCTGGAATGGAAAAAAATATTGAACAATTATCCGAGCGCGGAATTCCTTATACTATTGTTGATAATCCTGTCTCTATGTCAGAAATAGGAACAATTCTCGAAAAAATTTCGAGAGATGCAGGTTATCCTGAAAGAGGAATTATGTTGAAAGAAAAATATTCTAGTTTCATTGAAAAATACCGCTCTCTTTCTGAAACTATTACTGAGAAGACGAATGTTTACTGGGAATGGTGGCCGAAGCCGGTATTTACCCCAGGGGAGAACAACTGGCTGACAGAGATGTCTGCTCTCGCAGGGGCAGTCAATATATTTGCCGATAAAAAAGAAGCCAGTGTGCAGACAGACTGGGAAGATGTACGCTTAAGAAACCCGGATACACTGCTTATTGCATGGGTCGGCGTTCAAAAGCAAAAAGTAAAACCTGCTGTCATTCTGAAACGGCCTGGATGGAAAGAATTAGAGGCTGTTCAATCTGATAGACTTTTCATTTTGGATGAACCTTTTTACTGCCGTCCGTCCCCACGGCTGATGATCGGTTTGGCAGAATTGTCCTACCTGCTCTATCCGGATATTTTTCCGGAACCGGACGGCAGGGAAGACAGGATTCTTTTCAATTAA
- a CDS encoding thiol-disulfide oxidoreductase DCC family protein: MKHIILFDGVCNLCDWSVQFIIKRDPQAAFQFASLQSEKGQELKTAFNVAPEEDSIILIRADGRVFLRSAAALQICRLLKGPVKILKALIIVPAGLRDFAYRHIAVNRYRFFGKKEACRLPTKEEQARFLD, encoded by the coding sequence GTGAAACATATTATATTATTTGACGGAGTCTGCAATTTATGCGACTGGAGCGTTCAGTTTATTATTAAAAGAGATCCACAAGCCGCTTTCCAATTCGCTTCTCTGCAGAGTGAAAAAGGACAGGAATTAAAAACAGCTTTTAATGTTGCTCCTGAAGAAGACAGTATTATCTTGATACGCGCAGATGGAAGAGTTTTTCTGAGATCTGCAGCAGCATTGCAGATCTGCCGGCTGCTAAAAGGTCCGGTGAAAATTCTTAAGGCTCTCATCATTGTGCCTGCAGGGTTAAGAGATTTCGCTTATCGGCATATTGCCGTTAACCGCTACCGCTTTTTTGGTAAAAAAGAAGCGTGCCGCCTTCCGACTAAGGAAGAGCAGGCACGCTTCTTGGATTAG
- a CDS encoding tyrosine-type recombinase/integrase — MDFKKKYGYSVYLSDKEKGSLLNRFGTEETKARIVRLNQMKENEKRALQMKSDYQAIGAMGERGSGPLKNPEDIKKMKKVLAESSERDYFIFLIGINTGMKTKELLNLKVKHIRDKRFIKLTPDGAEYPINKNLKSRIFEYTASMTDEEFLFSSRKTGQALQRDRVHKILKKAGEEAGVTITGTHTMRKTFGYHFFKQYEDAAFLQKLFHHSSQSVTLRYIGITDEKLKDAMDEFSL, encoded by the coding sequence TTGGATTTTAAAAAGAAATACGGATACAGTGTGTATTTAAGCGATAAAGAAAAAGGCAGTCTTCTTAATAGATTTGGTACAGAAGAAACCAAAGCAAGGATTGTGAGACTCAATCAGATGAAGGAAAATGAAAAAAGAGCTTTACAGATGAAATCAGATTACCAGGCTATCGGAGCGATGGGGGAAAGAGGCAGCGGGCCCTTGAAAAATCCAGAAGATATAAAGAAAATGAAAAAAGTTCTGGCTGAATCTTCGGAACGTGATTACTTTATTTTTCTAATAGGAATCAATACGGGGATGAAAACTAAAGAGCTGCTTAATCTTAAAGTGAAACATATCAGAGATAAGCGTTTTATTAAACTTACACCGGATGGTGCTGAATATCCAATCAATAAAAACTTAAAAAGCCGCATATTTGAGTATACGGCTTCAATGACAGACGAAGAATTTTTATTTTCTTCCCGGAAAACCGGGCAGGCACTTCAACGCGACAGAGTACATAAAATTTTAAAGAAAGCGGGGGAAGAAGCCGGAGTAACAATTACAGGAACTCATACGATGAGAAAAACATTCGGGTACCATTTTTTCAAGCAGTATGAAGACGCAGCTTTTCTACAGAAGCTTTTTCACCATTCTTCGCAGAGTGTGACCCTCCGGTATATCGGAATAACGGATGAAAAATTAAAAGACGCTATGGATGAATTCAGCCTCTAG
- a CDS encoding AbrB family transcriptional regulator, translating to MNSFLDKTETPAAAVIGGLLFTMLNLPLAWMLGPLTAVFLWQHASNKKLPWHPVIKEIGLVTPGISFGLYFTSDVLEKMVPYVIPYIGAALLLIASSIAIGLLISKFTKLLPATSVFGTIPGGLTEMVIASEELRAVPSQVLIFQTVRLLIVLFVVPYMIVFIFSSSGTPEIQLPSGDGISFWTYQTSFFFAAGLLGYRLRKLLPAGIMIIPLLLTVGMMLSPVSLPAVPEMLFYGAQLAVGTALGKSISYSDIKKAGKYSGLFAGAAAVIIIIASLLGAGLYFITDMDLVTALLSTAPGGLIEMVLTASITGADPAVVTSLQLLRILIIIIFVPIFLKKFLARG from the coding sequence ATGAATTCATTTTTAGACAAGACAGAAACACCAGCCGCAGCTGTGATCGGCGGACTTTTATTTACTATGCTGAACCTGCCGCTTGCCTGGATGCTTGGGCCATTAACCGCTGTCTTTCTCTGGCAGCATGCTTCCAATAAGAAGCTTCCATGGCATCCGGTTATCAAAGAAATTGGACTTGTTACGCCCGGTATTTCTTTCGGCCTTTATTTTACCAGTGACGTTTTAGAGAAAATGGTCCCATATGTTATTCCATACATAGGCGCTGCATTATTACTTATTGCCTCAAGTATAGCTATCGGACTGTTAATTTCCAAGTTTACTAAGCTTTTACCCGCCACAAGCGTTTTCGGCACCATCCCCGGCGGCCTGACTGAAATGGTTATAGCAAGCGAGGAACTTAGAGCTGTTCCTTCACAGGTACTGATATTTCAGACTGTCAGGCTTCTTATCGTACTTTTTGTAGTGCCGTATATGATCGTGTTTATATTCAGCAGTTCAGGCACCCCGGAAATTCAGCTTCCTTCAGGAGACGGAATATCTTTTTGGACATATCAGACTTCATTCTTTTTTGCAGCGGGATTGCTTGGCTACCGTCTGCGAAAACTGCTTCCCGCAGGCATCATGATCATTCCACTGTTATTAACTGTGGGAATGATGCTTAGTCCGGTCAGTCTGCCCGCGGTTCCGGAAATGCTTTTCTACGGAGCACAGCTTGCTGTAGGCACAGCACTTGGAAAAAGTATATCTTACAGTGATATTAAAAAAGCCGGAAAATACAGCGGCTTATTTGCTGGAGCTGCAGCTGTTATAATTATTATTGCCTCACTTTTAGGAGCCGGCCTTTATTTCATAACTGATATGGACCTTGTAACCGCGCTTCTCAGTACAGCGCCCGGCGGATTAATTGAAATGGTGCTGACGGCTTCCATAACTGGAGCAGATCCAGCTGTAGTGACCTCCCTCCAGCTGCTCAGAATATTAATTATTATCATTTTCGTTCCTATTTTTCTGAAAAAATTTCTTGCTAGAGGCTGA